A section of the Humulus lupulus chromosome 2, drHumLupu1.1, whole genome shotgun sequence genome encodes:
- the LOC133816674 gene encoding nuclear transcription factor Y subunit B-4-like, with protein MDNLIGAGSSNNGSDGVDKLLDQDQRLLPIANVGRIMKQILPPNAKISKEAKETMQECVSEFVSFVTGEASDKCRRERRKTVNGDDVCWALAALGFDDYAGPLKRYLHRYRELEVDRSSSIINNNQENNNNSNLMVMRLNDENLRAFEDHGRRNDDDACQ; from the coding sequence ATGGATAACCTAATCGGAGCTGGTTCATCCAACAATGGATCGGACGGTGTTGATAAGTTACTGGACCAAGATCAACGGTTGCTACCGATAGCCAACGTGGGGAGGATCATGAAGCAAATACTGCCACCAAACGCAAAGATCTCCAAGGAAGCGAAGGAAACCATGCAAGAATGCGTGTCGGAGTTCGTGAGCTTCGTGACGGGGGAGGCCTCCGACAAGTGCCGTCGTGAGAGGCGGAAGACGGTCAACGGCGACGACGTCTGCTGGGCTCTGGCCGCCTTGGGATTCGATGACTATGCCGGCCCTTTGAAGAGGTACTTGCATAGGTATAGAGAGCTAGAAGTTGACAGGTCTTCCTCTATTATAAACAataatcaagaaaataataataatagtaactTGATGGTGATGAGGTTAAACGACGAAAATCTTCGTGCGTTTGAAGACCATGGCCGTCGAAACGACGAcgatgcatgtcaatga